The genomic stretch TGGCGGAGCCAAAGATCGTGACCGTCATGGCCGCAACAGCCCCTCGGCCATCGCGCGGGCATAGAGCGCCTCGATCATCGGCGCGAAGGGCGGGCCGAGGTCGATGGCCGGCTGCATGCGCACCAGGCTGCGCGCGCGGGTCAGCCCGATTTCGAGCCAGGCCGGCGCGCCGCATTCCACCTGCTGGGCAAACCCCTGCAACCGGTCACACCCCATGGCGAAGCGCGCTTCGGGGGTTTCCTGCGCTTCGAACTCGTCCCACAGGGCGCGCAGGCCGTGATCCGGCAGCAGGCCGAAGATGCGCGCGGCGGCCGCCTCCTCGCGCGCGGACTGGGTGAGCAGCCCGGCCTCGTCAAAGGCGAAGGTATCGCCCGACTCGATCTCGATCAGGTCATGGATGGCGATCATGCCCAGCACACGGGCCATATCGGGGCGCGGCTGCACCTCATCGGCCAGCAGCACGGCGATGAGGGCGACGTGCCAGGCATGCTCGCCGGCATTTTCACGCCTCTCCCCGGTGCGCGAGGCACGGAGAACATGCTTCAGGCGATCAGCGAGGGCGATGAAATCCAGCAGGGCCGCGTGCCGCGCCGCCGTGGCATCCAGGCCGCCACGCGCATTGGCGCGGCGGTGGTCCGGCACGGCGCCGGCGTCAGGCGGCACGCTCCAGGACCTCCATCAATTCCCGCCATTCGCGCTTGGAGAGGCCGCTGCTTTCCTGCGTCACCACCTCGCCCCCCAGCATTCGACGCACGATGGCCAGCATCTGCGCGGACATCATCACCGCCCCCATGCGGTAATCGGCGAAAGCCTCATAGGTGAGTGGCACCCAGGCCTTCACCGTCTCCAGCATCGCCTCGGCATAGACGCGGATTTCGTATTGCGCATGGGCATCGCCGCGCAGGCTGAGGAAGTGCAGCAGATTGTGCAGATCCGTCTTCCAGTACCATTGCGTGTAGGTGTTCAGCGTCAGGTTCATGCGGGCCAGTTCGCGCGCGAGGCCGGTGCGGCCGCGCTCCATCGGCTCGCCCGCCGCATCCTCGTTCAGCATCCAGGCGTAATGATCGTAATTGCGCGTCGCATCCTCGCGCAGCATGTCGAGCACGAGGGCGGCATCCTCGCCCTCCAGCACATCGCCGCGGCCCTGGCGGTTACTGCTGGACTGGGCGGCGAGCTGCTCGGGCTCGGGGATGTAGAATTCGCGGTCCATCACGGAATACCGCGCGGAATACTCGTTCACATTGGCGGTGCGGTGGCGGATCCATTGCCGCGCCACGAAGATGGGCA from Sediminicoccus sp. KRV36 encodes the following:
- a CDS encoding HD domain-containing protein translates to MPPDAGAVPDHRRANARGGLDATAARHAALLDFIALADRLKHVLRASRTGERRENAGEHAWHVALIAVLLADEVQPRPDMARVLGMIAIHDLIEIESGDTFAFDEAGLLTQSAREEAAAARIFGLLPDHGLRALWDEFEAQETPEARFAMGCDRLQGFAQQVECGAPAWLEIGLTRARSLVRMQPAIDLGPPFAPMIEALYARAMAEGLLRP
- the thyX gene encoding FAD-dependent thymidylate synthase, encoding MALTEAQRAELEQAREARAETRRATVPALEAMLFQAMPVLDHGFLRVVDYMGDDGAVVQSARVSYGRGTKAANEDRGLIRYLMRHRHSTPFEMCEIKYHVKLPIFVARQWIRHRTANVNEYSARYSVMDREFYIPEPEQLAAQSSSNRQGRGDVLEGEDAALVLDMLREDATRNYDHYAWMLNEDAAGEPMERGRTGLARELARMNLTLNTYTQWYWKTDLHNLLHFLSLRGDAHAQYEIRVYAEAMLETVKAWVPLTYEAFADYRMGAVMMSAQMLAIVRRMLGGEVVTQESSGLSKREWRELMEVLERAA